GTAAACGTCGAAGAGGCGCTTGCGGAGCGCATTGAACTGCAGGGCATCAAAAAGGTCTTCGATGGCTTCGCGGTCGGGGCGCTGGGCCGCCATGGCGTCCAGGTCCACCGGCAGGTCCAGATCCCGCAGCAGGCGGTTCAGGCGGCGGTTGCGCTTGACGTCCTCAATGTTGGCGCGGAGGGAGTCCCCCACTTTGCCCTTGATGCTGTCCAGGTTTTCGAGAATGCCCTCGAGTCCGCCGTACTGCTTGATCCACTTGGCAGCGGTCTTGGGGCCCACCCCGGGCACGCCGGGAAGGTTGTCGGCGGATTCCCCCACCAGGGCAGCGAGGTCCGAATATTTATCCGGCGGGACCAGGTACTTTGCCTCGACTGCGGCAGCGTCCATGCGCGGCAGGTCGGAGACACCCTTCTTGGGATAGAAAACGGTGACGCGGTCATCCACAAGCTGGAAGGCGTCGCGGTCTCCGGACACCACCATGACGTCCCAGTTCCGGGCCGAGGCCTTTTCCGCCAGCGTGGCCAGGATGTCGTCTGCCTCGTAGCCGTCCATGGAAAGGGTGGGGATGCGCATGGCTTCCATGACCTTGATGATCAGGTCTATCTGGCCGTGGAACTCCTCAGGAGTCTTGTTGCGTCCACCTTTGTATTCCGTGTACTCCTCGGAACGGAAGGTGGGGGTGTCGAGGTCGAAGGCCACCGCCACGTGGGTGGGCTTCTCCTCCTTGATGAGGTTGATGAGCATGGAGGTGAACCCGTACACCGCGTTGGTGTGCTGACCGGTGTCAGTGGAGAAGTTTTCCGCCGGCAGGGCGTAGAAGGCGCGGAAGGCCATCGAATGGCCGTCGATCACCAACAGCCTGCTGTGTCCCCCGGCAGAAACGGTTCCGAGCGTTTCCTGGACGGCCGCGTCACTAGATGCGGGGGTCTGTTCAAGAACGGTTTCAGCAGGGGTTTCGGCTTGGATATCGGCCAGTTTGGTAGATTCACTCACAGGTGTAAGCCTAGTTGGCATGAGCGACATTTTCACGCCGGGCGCCGGCGCACCGGCCGAGCCAGCCAACGAGTACACCGATCAGTTGAACGAGGCGGGAGTCCCGCCTGAAATGCACAGCTGGCTGAGTGCCAACGGAGTCGGGCCCCTGGTCGTGAAGATGGGTATCCGTTTTTCGGAAATGAGTGCTGAGCGGCTGGTGGCCACCATGCCCGTGGCCGGCAACGAGCAGGTGGCCGGGATTCTGCACGGCGGCGCCCATCTGGTGCTGGCCGAGACTCTGGGTTCTTTCGGTGCAGCGCTGCACGCGGGCCCCGGGCGGCAGGCCCTCGGTATCGAAATCGGTGCCACCCATCACCGCGCCATCGCGTCGGGCACCGTTACGGGGACGGCAACCGCCATTCATCTGGGTGGCACCCTGGTGACGCATGAAGTGGTCATGACCGACGAAGAGGGCCGCCGCCTGAGCACTGCGCGCATCACGAACATGATCCGCGACGCCCGCTGAGACGCCCCCGCCGCTCGGTCACGCCACCCGAACTCCGGGAGAAGCAGGCGCTGCTGATCTGTAGCGGTGACCCGTGGGCGTGACGGTTTCAACGGTATGGGCGGCACCGAGCTCACCGTTCGATACCGAGCAGGCCCAACCCGGCGCCTCTTTGGCGTGATTGCAGGCCTCGCACAATCCCTGCACATTGTTGGCGGTGGTTGTGCCGCCAACATGCCAGGGTTTGATGTGGTCGAAGTGCCGGATGGGCGCCCCGCACCACGGCATCCGGCAGTTTTGGTCCCGTGCGGCTATGAAGCGCGCCAGTCCTGCCGGAACCAGCCGCGCCTTCGAATCCATGTCGACCAGCCGGCCGGTGGACGGAGCCGTAAACAGCCGCCGCAGCCACACCTCCGTTGCCGTGTTGCCGGAACTGCCGGAGTTGCGGGAACCGTCGTTGCTGACCGATGCTTCGAGCTTCCCCCGGACCAGATCACGGGCAAACTGTGCCGGGATTACCCCATACCCGGGAAGGACAGCAGGCTCGGCAACACCGGCCAGCAGCGTCTGATCCGTCATGACCAGCTGTACCTCCACGCGCACATCACCTGCCTTGGACCGCCCGGTGATGCGCTCCACCAGCGTGTCAGCCATGATTTGGCCGCGGCCCCGCGAATCCCCCGCCGCCCGCAGCCGGTCCGCCTCCCGTGCAAGCGTGGCGAAGACCTCCACCCCATGGGCGACAGGCAGCAGTCCGGTCAGATAGGTCATGGTGTCCGGAGCCGGACGGCAGGACACAAAACGCTCTGACTCGGCCTTGGCAGCCCGGTTCACCACTGACGCCGGATCCATCCCGTAGGCAAGGCCCTTAATCCGCGCGATCAGCTGTCTGTCCCCCAGCGCTTCGAGTTCTGCCGGATTCCCCGCCAGCATGTCATCGATCCGTTGCCGGTCCGCAAGTGTGAGACATGCGGTTTCCCTGGCAAGGATCGTTGCCCGCCATTCGCTGATGAATCCCCCGGACAGGGCCTGCAGGGTTTTCGGCATTTCCTTGGTCAGGATGCGGGCCAAACCAAGCAGCTGGGTTCCCCGGTGCGGTGATTCCCGTCGGGCGAAGCCAATTTGAGCCCCGATGCCTTTACCCAACTGCTCCTTTTGAACTCCGGCGTCCGCTTGACTGCGGCGTACCGCAGAGTCGACGAGGGCAGCGGCCCGCGCCTGGGCGGCCGACGCTGCAGCTTTGAGTTCTTCCAACGCGCGGATCTGGTCAATCAACTCCGGCCCCGCAGGGCATGCCGGGCCGTCCGCTTCTGCCGGCCCTGCTGCAACTTTGGCCAGCTCTTCCATCCAGATACGGATAGACGCATCCTGAGCTACAACCCGTGGTTTATCGAACATACGTACTATTTTATTGGTCCACGACGACGATAAACAGGGATAATCGCTTACAGAGTTACTGGTGATCTACTCGAATTAAGGGAAAGCCCCGGTCTTGCGCGCGTAGTGCAGCCACGCCGCCTCACCAGACTCACCAAGACTCATCTACCGGCGCAGATCATATCGCCGCTGCAGCACTGCACTCCCCAAGGAACGCTCCTTCACACCGGCAGGATCAATACCTTCCACCACGTGCGCCAGCTCGCGGCCGCTGCCCGGGGAAATGGGCAAAACGGTGACCACCAGTTCATCCACCAGCCCGGAATCCAGAAACTGCCCCGCCAGGTTTCCACCCCCGGTCAACACCACGTCCCTCTGGCCGGCGTCGTGCAGGATGTCCGGATGGAATTCAGCAACATCGCCGCGCACAAAAGTAATATCCGCCCCGGAAATCCCCGGAAACTCGTGATGGGTAAAGACCCACACGGGAATGCTCCCGAACGGCCAGGACCCGGGATCCGCCACGAAAGAGCGGTAGGTTTCAGCTCCCATCGCTACCGCACCGGCAGCGGCGAGGAATTCTGCGACGTGCGCCTCCGCCTCCGGGGCACCCGCATGCTCCGGGGCACCCGCAAACGTCCGGAGCCATTCCCCCGGGCCCGGCGCCTGCGCGATGAATCCATCCTGCGACGCTGCAACATAGTAGATAGTTCCGGCCATGCCGCCCATGCTAGCCGCGCGGCTCCGCAAGCACAGGCCCCGGCGCGGTCCTCCGCCTCGGCCCAGCTGAATCCCGCAGAATCGAGCTGAGGAATACCTCACCCTGCCCGCCGGTTGGGACCTACTGGAGAGCAGCGCGAACCACCAGCGCCGGGACCTGCCACTGGGCAACTGCGGCGCGATCTACAGAAAGACTTTTTTGTGAACCTTTTTTCACCGTTGACCCTCGGCGGCATTGAACTGCCCAACCGCCTGATCATGGCGCCGCTGACACGGACGCGCAGCGGCCGCGACGGCGTACCCACAGCCCTGATGGCCGAGCACTACAGCCAGCGTGCTTCCCTGGGCCTGATCGTCAGCGAGGGAACCTATCCCTCGTTCGCAGGACAGGGCTTCACGGGTCAGCCCGGCCTGGTGACGGATGAGCAGATTGCCGGCTGGAAGAACGTTACGGATGCCGTCCACGCTGCCGGAGGGCGCATTGTTGCCCAGGTCATGCATGCCGGCCGGGTGACCCACCCGGGAACCAACGGCGGCCGCGAGGTGGTGGCTCCCAGCGCCATCGCGATTGACGGCGTCACCCGCACCTACGACGGCAAGCAGCCCTTCCCTGTGCCCCATGCCCTTACCGAGGCCGAACTGCCGGGTGTCATCGACGAATTCGTTGCCGGTTCGGCGGCGGCCATGAAGGCAGGGTTCGACGGCGTCGAACTGCACGGCGCCAATGGTTACCTGCTCCATGAATTCCTGTCTGCGGAGTCCAACCAGCGCACCGACAGCTACGGCGGAACTCCGGAGAACCGCGCACGCTTTGTCATTGAGGTCTATCGGGCGGTGGCTGAAGCCATCGGCGCTGACCGCACCGGCATTCGGATTTCTCCGGAGCACAACGTCCAGGGTGCACTGGAAACCAACCCGGCAGAGGTCCTGGCAACGTACACCGCCCTGGTGGAGGGCATTGCACCCCTGAAACCGGCGTTCCTGAGCATCCTGCACCAGGACCCCTCGGACATCATGGTTCAGGCACTGCGCCGCAGCTTCGGCGGCCCGGTCCTCCTGAACTCGGGCTTTGGCGTCATCACGACCCGGGAAGAAGCCATTGGCATGATGGAGGACGACCTGTGCGACGGCGTGGTGGTGGGCCGGCCCGCAATCGCGAACCCGGACCTGGTGCGCCGCTGGCAGGAAGACCTGCCTCTGAACACCCCTGACCCGCGCACCTTCTACACTGACGGCGCTGCCGGCTACACGGACTATCCCGCCTACGCTGACGCCGTCTAAGGTCCGGGGGCAGCTGTAGGGGCACCGGAAACAAGCACGGAAAAGCCCGGCGACGACGGCCACCTCAGTGGCCGCCGTCGCCGGGCTTTAGTGTTTTCCGGTTAGCGCTAGGCGGCAGCCCTCCCGCTAGAAGTGCAGAGCCGGGACAATCAGGTAAACGCCGAACAGCACAGCCGCCCCGCACAGTGCAAAGCACGCGTACGCGCCGGCCTTGACCAGCACGAGCCTGCCCTGGGCTGCGGGGCTGGGCCGGGCATCGGATGAGATTGCATAAAGGCGTACGCCGGTTGAATACAGCCCGACGACGAGGAGTGTCGCCACAAGGGTGACCAGGGCCACCACAAGGTAGGCAAGCCAGTCGATGCTCATTTGGAGTGTTCCTTATCCATGGGTCGGGCGGATGCTTCCGGTGCCCCGGGGGAAACCGAGCTCCCGGAGCGGGACTTGCCCTTCTTGATGCGCACAGCACCGCCGGCATTGTCGATGTTGCTCACGGCATTGTCATGGCCCACCCGGTTGCGGCGGGACCAGAGGAAGATGAACAGGATGATGGCCAGGCCCAGGATGCCGTCAATGGTTACGCCGATCATTCCCGTACCGGCCACCGCTGCAGCCCCAGCTCCCATGACAGCAGCGGCCGGGAGGGTGAGCAGCCAGCCGCCGGCAATCCTGCGCGCCGTACCCCAGCGGACCTCGGCACCCTTGCGTCCAAGGCCGGATCCAATCACCGAACCCGAGGCGACCTGTGTGGTGGACAGGGCCATGCCCAGATGAGTCGACGCCAGGATCGCTGCCGCCGTGCTGGTCTCGGCCGCAAATCCCTGAGCCGGTTTGACGTCCGTCAGGCCGGTGCCCATGGTGCGGATGATCCGCCAGCCGCCGGCATAGGTGCCTGCGGCGATGGCGAAGGCACAGGCTGCAACCACCCACAGCACCGGGCCGGTTCCAACGGTCTGGAAACCGCCGGAGATCAGTACCAGCGTGATCACGCCCATGGTCTTCTGAGCATCGTTGGTGCCGTGCGCCAGGGCCACGAGAGAGGAGGAGAAGATCTGTGCGTAGCGGAAACCGCCGCGCTTGCGGGGCAGCTTGTCGCCGGAATCCGGATCATGCCGGCGCGTGATGGAGTAAGCCAGCTTGGTGGCCAAATACGCTACGGACAGCGCAATTGCCGGTGCGATGAACGCCGGCAGGATGACCTTGGACATCAGCACGGAATAGTCCACGGCGCCAAAACCCGCACCCACAACCGCCGCGCCGATCAGACCGCCGAAGAGAGCGTGGGAGGAGCTGGAAGGAAGACCCAGCAGCCACGTGATCAGGTTCCAGATCACAGCGCCAAGCAGACCGGCGAAGATCATGACCGGGGTGATTTGGATGCCGCCGTCGCCTTCGCGGATGATGCCGCCGGAAATGGTCTTGGCTACCTCTGTAGACAGGAAAGCCCCCACGAGGTTCAGCACCGCCGCCAGGGCTACGGCGGTCTTTGGCTTGATTGCGCCGGTGGCAATGGGGGTTGCCATTGCGTTGGCTGTGTCGTGAAAGCCGTTGGTGAAGTCGAAAAATAATGCGAGCGCAATCACCAGCGCCACCATGAGGGTGAGGTCCACCAGGTACCCTAACTGAAAAATAAGAAGGAAATAGAAGTCCGTCAAAACATTCGCGGCCGCATCCGGGGCCTTCGATACTGCAGACCGCGGCGGCAGCATATCTCCGGTGTGCGCCGAAACGCTCCTGATGTGCGGGCGCACTGTCCCCGAGGGGACCAGCACCCAGAATATGCCAGATAGATCCTATGCTCTGAACCAACCAGGGACACAAAAGCCGGGGTGTGTGTTTGGTCTCGAACAGGTGTGCCCAGACCGGCAGGCACCCCTGGACACGCCCCTAGATCCGCAGCCCTGTAGTGGGCGGCGCTGTGCCGAGTTCCACGTCAATCAGGGTGTTGGGCGCCGGGAGGATGACCCGGCGCGTGTGGGAGGTGGCACCGTCCGGCTCCACGACGGTCAGGATGTACGTTCCGGGACGGGGAAGCGGCAGCTCGTAGTTGCCGGCGTTGTCTGAGTGCACGGCAACTGTTTCTCCCTCCGACGGCCGTACAAGGACCACCAGGGCCCCGTCCACCGGACGGTTGTCGTGGGTGATCTTTCCGGTAAGGGTTAGCCGTGCCTTGAACCGGATGTCATGGCTGTGCGGAACTCCGGGAAAGGTGAGGGTCTCTGAAACGGGCCGCCACTGGTGCTGGGTCGCGATGAGGAGGTACTGGCCGTCTCCCGGGAGCACGACGGCGTAGCGCCCGCGGTCGTCCGCCCGGTCCCAGTCCACCTGCTGGCCCCGGCGGTCCGTGGCCAGGACCACGCCGCCGGGAACCGGGGTCCGGCCGTCGTCGGCCAACAGAGTTCCGGTAACCATAATCTCCTGCTTGGCGTCCACCGGGGGCGGCTGGACCTGGCCGGGCTCCGCATGCAGCGCCGGGTGTGTTGCCTCCCGGCGCACGGAGCGGGGAATGAAGCAGGAGATGCCCGTGGCCAGCAGCGCGGCACACCCGGCCATCGCGAAGATTGCCCGGAAAGCGTCCACCCCCGGAAAGACGGTGCCGTCCACTCTGATCGTGATGGAAACAAGAATGGTGGCAACGGCAGCACTGCAGGTTGAGGTACCCACCGACCTCAGCAGAGTATTCACGCCGTTGGCTGCTGCGGTGTCAGTGAGCGGAACGTTGCTCATGATGAGAGTTGGCATGGCTGCCATGGCTACGGCGGTTCCGACGGAAATGATCACGGCGCCGATAATGATGCCCGTGACGGTGTGGACAAGTACCACCCGTGACATGTAGCCCGCCGCCATGACGGCACAGCCCAGGACCATGGTGGATTTCGCACCGAAGGTATTGGTGACAAAGGCGGACAGCGGCGCAGCCGCCACCATGGCCAGGCCGGCGGGGATCATGGTGAGCCCGGCCACCAGCACGCTCAGCCCGAAACCGAATCCGCTCTCCTTGGACAGCTGCAGCTGCTGGGTTGTGACCAGCATGTTGGCATACATGGAGAATCCCACCAGGACGGTCGCCGCGTTCGTCAGCAGCACCGGACGCCGCGCCGATGTCCGCAAATCCACCAGCGGCTGCCCCTTGCGCAGCTCCAGGGGAAACCAGAACGCCAGGAGCACTGCGGCGGCAGCAAACAATCCGAGGATTGCGTCACTGGTCCAGCCCCAGACACCGCCCTTGCTGATCGCCAGCAGCAGCGCCGTCATGGCGCCCGAGAGCAGCAGTGCACCCTCATAGTCAAAGCGGCCGGGCGTGCGGACCCGGGACTCCGGTACAAAAACCACGACGGCGGCAAAGATGACCACCGCGATGAGGCCCACGACCCAAAAGGTCGCCTGCCAGCCCAGGTTTTCGTAGATGAATCCTGACAAGGGCAGTCCCAGGGCGCTGCCGATGCCGAAACTGGCACTCATGAGGGACACGGCCCCGGCAATTTTTTGCTGTGGCAGCGCGTCGCGCAGGATGCTGATTCCCACCGGGATCACCGCTCCGGCAAAGCCCTGGAGAGCACGTCCCACCAGTGCCCAGAAAAATGTTCCGCCGACGGATGCGGTGAAGGCGCCAACGACCATCATGGCCATGGCGATCAGCAGCATCCTTTTTTTGCCGAACATGTCGGCCAGTTTCGAAACGATGGGTGTCGCCACTGCGGCCGTGAGAAGGGTGACAGTCACGAGCCAGGACACGTCGTCGCTGGTCACACCGAAGATTCGCGGGTACTCCGGAAGCAGCGGCACCACCGCCGTCTTCTCCAGGGACACGGCGATTCCGCCGCATCCCAGGGTGGCGATGACCACCCAGTCCGGAAATTTCCGCCTGCTGCCCCCGTTGCCGGTGCCGGTCCGCTCCGATGGCGCGTTGCTCATCGGAGTGCTGCTAGCCGCGGGAGATGGGCACCTTGGTGGATGAAGACCCAACCTCAGGCACCGGCACCCGAACCTCCAGGACGCCGTCGTTGTAGGACGCAGTGACGTTGTCCTGGCTGGATCCGGCGGGCAGGGGAATGTCGCGCGTGAAGGAGCCGTAACGGAATTCGCTGCGGTAACCGTTCTTGTCCTTGTGTTCGGACTCTTCGCGGCGCTCGCCCTTGATGTGCAGCACACCGTCACTGACGGAAACGTCCAAGTCCTTGTCCGGGTCGATGTTGGGCAGTTCGGCCTTCACCACCATGCTGGAACCGTCCCGGTATTCCTCCACGGGAAACGCCGGCACCTCCCAGTCGCCCTCGAAGAATTTGCGCACTGGTTCGGGCAGTTCAAACCGGTCACGCCGCGCTAGTCCAGCCATGGGAAATCTCCTTGCAGCTCTGATGATGCGAGATAAAGCTCGGTCTGTGGAACACGCTGTGCGGTTCACACGCTACGCGCGGCACGCTCGCCCGCTCAACCATCCGAGGCCGTCCGGGCGTCTGAAGCACCGGAACAACATCTGTTTGCTCCGTCCCGGCGGCGGGGACCCCGTGGGGGCTGGTGTGGCCATTTTGCCGCACGTAGTGTTTTTGATGCGCGCCCCTTGAGATATTCCTGGCTGCCGTTCACTGCGGCCCGGTGCCGGTCTCGGCATCGCCGATGAAAGGTCACAACCCATGGCACAAAAACGGGACAAAAACACCCTGTCGGTTAATCCGCTCTTCGCCCGTCCGGGTGAAGACACCATTGCACTGAAAACCAAGCTGGCCGACGGACAGATGATGCCGGAAACGGCATATCAAATTGTTCATGACGAAACCATGCTGGACGGAAACGCCCGGCTGAATCTGGCTACGTTCGTAAGCACCTGGATGGACGACCACGCCAACAGGCTGTACGCCGAGACATACGACAAAAACATGATTGACAAGGACGAGTATCCGCAGACCGCCCAGATTGAGCAGAACTGCTGGAAGATTCTTGCCGACCTGTGGCACTCGCCGGACCCCGAAGGAACCATCGGCACCTCCACTGTGGGTTCCTCGGAGGCCTGCATGCTGGGCGGACTCGCGCTCAAGCGGCTGTGGCAGAGCGCCCGCAGGGCGGACGGGAAGCCAACGGACAAACCCAACCTGGTCATGAGTTCTGCAGTCCAGGTCTGCTGGGAGAAGTTCTGCAACTATTTCGACGTCGAGGCCCGGCTGGTGCCCATCAGCGAAGAGCACAAGTGCCTGGACGGCTTCGAACTGGAAAAGTACGTCGATGAAAACACCATTGGTGTGGTTGCCATCATGGGCGTCACCTACACCGGCATGTATGAACCGGTAAAGCAGATCGCCGCGAAGCTCGACGATATCCAGGCCTCGACGGGACTGGACATCAACATTCATGTGGACGCAGCATCAGGCGGAATGATCGCCCCGTTCATCCAGCAGGATCTTGAGTGGGACTTCAAGATCGACCGGGTCCACTCCATCAGCACCTCGGGCCATAAGTACGGGCTTGTGTACCCGGGACTCGGCTGGGTGGTGTGGCGCGAACGCCAGTGGCTGCCCGAGGACCTGATCTTCTATGTGAGCTATCTGGGCGGAGACATGCCCACGTTCGCCCTGAACTTTTCGCGGCCCGGAGCCCAGGTCGTCCTGCAGTTCTATTTGTTCCTGCGGCTGGGGCGCGAGGGGTACGCCAAGATCCAGCAGGCCTGCCAGGACGTTGCGGTCTATCTGTCCTCCGGCATCAGTGAAATGGGACCGTTTGAGTTGTGGAACGACGGCACGGACATCCCGGTGTTTGCCTGGCGGCTCAAAGAGGGCCACACGGACAAGTGGACCCTGTATGACCTGGCCGAACGGCTGCGAACCAGAGGGTGGCTGGTGCCGGCTTATCCCATGCCCAGCAACCTGGAGAAGCTGACAGTAGAGCGGATCGTCGTCCGCAACGGCCTCAGCATGGATCTGGCGGACAGTCTCCTGGAAGACATCCGGAAGGAAACCGAGTACCTCGATCGGCTTGAATCGCCGATGCCGCAGGAGTCAGCACAGCCTGGCTTCCATCACTAGCCTCGGGAGGTGAGTGCAATGAGTGATCCCACTGCATCGAGCGGTTCATCAGCGGCGGGTTCGGGCGCATCCGGCCCCAAGACACCTACGCCGACTCAGACATCGAAAAAATCCAAGCAGGCCGCGACCATTACCATTGGCGCCCTGGCCGTCATGAACATCGTGGCGGTGGTCAGCCTCCGGGGCCTGCCCTCGGAGGCGGAATACGGACTGAGCTCCATCTTCTACTACGTGCTCGCTGCCGTGGTGTTCCTGATTCCGGTATCCCTGGTGGCCGCAGAGCTGGCAACAGGTTGGCCGGAGACCGGCGGTGTCTTCCGCTGGGTCGGTGAGGCCTTCGGGCCGCGCTGGGCCTTCCTGGCCATGTTCATGCTGTTCATCGAAGTCACCATCTGGTTCCCCACCGTGTTGACCTTTGGTGCGGTGTCACTGGCTTATACCGGGGAGAACCAGAACATAGACGCGCAGCTGGCAGGCAACAAAGTCTTTGTCCTGGCCGTGGTGCTGGTGGTGTACTGGCTCGCGACGTTCATTGCCTTCCGCGGAGCAGCGGCCTTCTCCAAGGTCAGCCAGTGGGGCGGGATCGTCGGCACCATCATTCCGGCGATCATCCTCATCGTTCTTGGATTTTCCTATTACTTCGCGGGCAACACCCCGCAGATCCAGATGGGCTGGGGAGAGCTCATCCCTGATTTCTCCAACTTCTCCAACGTGGTGTTGGCGGCGAGCATCTTCCTGTTCTATGCGGGCATGGAGATGAACGCCATCCACGTAAAGGAAGTCAAGAATCCAACCCGCGATTATCCGATTGCTGTGCTCATTGCGGCGGCTGGAACGGTCATCATCTTTGTCCTGGGCACGCTCGCCATTGCGTTTGTGGTTCCCCAGGCGGATATCAACCTGACCCAAAGCCTGCTCACGTCCTACAACGACATGTTCGAGTGGGCCGGAATTGGATGGGCGGGCCCGATTGTCGCAGTCATGCTTCTGATCGGTGTACTGGCCGGCGTGGTCACGTGGGTGGCTGGCCCCTCAACGGGCTTGCTCACCGTCGCAAGGGCAGGTTACCTGCCCCGCTTCTGGCAGCACACCAACAAGCACGGCATGGGTACCCACATCCTGTTCTTCCAGGCCTTCGCTGTTACCGGACTGGGCTTCATCTACGTTGTTCTTCCGTCAGTGCAGGCCGCGTATCAGATCCTGAGCCAGCTCACGGTGATTCTTTATCTGATCATGTACCTGCTGATGTTCGCCGGCGCCATTTACCTGAGGTTCAGCCAGCCGAACCGGCCGCGCCCCTACCGGGTTCCGGGCGGGAACGTTGGCATGTGGCTTATTGGCGGTCTCGGATTCCTGGGGTCCCTGGTGGCCTTTATCTTCAGCTTCATTCCCCCGGACCAGATTTCCGTCGGATCGCCCGCTGTGTACGTGGGCATCCTGGTGGGAGGGGCGGCGGTGTTCGTGATCCTGCCGCTGGTGATTTACGCTCTGCGCAAGCCGCACTGGCGGGATCCTGAGAGCAACTTCGAGCCGTTCACGT
This genomic interval from Arthrobacter sunyaminii contains the following:
- the gadC gene encoding putative glutamine/gamma-aminobutyrate antiporter GadC; amino-acid sequence: MSDPTASSGSSAAGSGASGPKTPTPTQTSKKSKQAATITIGALAVMNIVAVVSLRGLPSEAEYGLSSIFYYVLAAVVFLIPVSLVAAELATGWPETGGVFRWVGEAFGPRWAFLAMFMLFIEVTIWFPTVLTFGAVSLAYTGENQNIDAQLAGNKVFVLAVVLVVYWLATFIAFRGAAAFSKVSQWGGIVGTIIPAIILIVLGFSYYFAGNTPQIQMGWGELIPDFSNFSNVVLAASIFLFYAGMEMNAIHVKEVKNPTRDYPIAVLIAAAGTVIIFVLGTLAIAFVVPQADINLTQSLLTSYNDMFEWAGIGWAGPIVAVMLLIGVLAGVVTWVAGPSTGLLTVARAGYLPRFWQHTNKHGMGTHILFFQAFAVTGLGFIYVVLPSVQAAYQILSQLTVILYLIMYLLMFAGAIYLRFSQPNRPRPYRVPGGNVGMWLIGGLGFLGSLVAFIFSFIPPDQISVGSPAVYVGILVGGAAVFVILPLVIYALRKPHWRDPESNFEPFTWQIEHTHPGTVSKSSVPTSVLVEQALAGTSASSGSDAAAGPATGTAAGDSAAQPGGTGGTGKPPIRPRPGPAVGGSAAL